One stretch of Thermoproteota archaeon DNA includes these proteins:
- a CDS encoding tetratricopeptide repeat protein: MESTHDLILPIVDEENICLPLAVNVVSKYWNVDLPLSEAIEIAKKYPNVNGSILIEGIELAERHGLSTLILRSNVSELKKMIDMGIPPIVILPGIHETIQHASVISGYDDDEKTIIHYIPQTDKEGSFQMGVIPEKKFNELWSEDGNLMIIIATSDIISELKSINENNNKSNKLCFNSERLNLSNKKPEAIDSLKKAIELDPKNSTAYSLLGSILNESNSSECESYYKKSIEINNRNFLAYRGLGNYYLKSKQYQLAEKFYTKAIEINPHRNGPIYKNRGIVRLEQDKKSDAKKDLENYLSHTPNAKDKKSIQQAIAEL, encoded by the coding sequence ATGGAATCAACTCATGATTTGATACTACCAATTGTGGATGAAGAAAACATCTGCCTGCCACTAGCAGTAAATGTTGTATCAAAATATTGGAATGTGGATCTGCCCTTATCAGAAGCCATAGAGATTGCCAAAAAATATCCAAACGTTAACGGCAGCATCCTAATTGAAGGAATAGAACTTGCTGAAAGACACGGTTTATCTACATTAATCCTGCGTTCTAATGTTTCTGAATTAAAAAAAATGATTGACATGGGAATTCCACCGATTGTAATTCTTCCTGGAATCCATGAAACTATACAACATGCATCAGTTATTTCTGGATACGACGACGATGAAAAAACTATCATTCATTATATTCCTCAAACTGACAAAGAAGGCTCTTTTCAAATGGGTGTTATTCCAGAAAAAAAATTCAATGAATTGTGGTCTGAAGATGGAAACTTAATGATAATTATTGCAACATCAGACATTATCTCTGAATTAAAATCAATCAATGAAAATAACAACAAATCAAACAAATTATGCTTTAATTCAGAGAGATTAAACCTCTCAAATAAAAAACCCGAGGCAATTGATTCATTAAAAAAAGCAATTGAGTTAGATCCAAAAAACTCAACTGCTTATTCATTATTGGGCTCAATTCTAAATGAATCAAATTCAAGCGAATGTGAAAGTTACTACAAAAAATCAATTGAGATTAACAATAGAAATTTCTTGGCATATCGTGGTTTGGGAAATTATTATCTAAAAAGTAAGCAATATCAATTAGCAGAAAAATTTTACACAAAAGCAATTGAAATTAATCCTCATCGTAATGGCCCTATTTACAAAAATCGTGGTATAGTTAGATTAGAGCAAGACAAAAAAAGTGATGCAAAAAAGGATTTAGAAAACTACCTTTCACATACTCCAAATGCTAAAGATAAAAAATCAATTCAACAAGCAATTGCAGAATTGTAA
- a CDS encoding zinc-domain-containing protein, protein MDARCPECEKAAILDDEMIKVKCPHCNFEATYDDYLEIMKDQAVNMASDYIPKRPGF, encoded by the coding sequence ATGGATGCCAGATGCCCAGAATGTGAAAAGGCTGCAATATTAGATGATGAAATGATCAAAGTAAAATGCCCACACTGCAACTTTGAGGCAACCTATGATGACTATCTAGAAATTATGAAAGATCAAGCAGTTAATATGGCATCTGACTATATTCCAAAAAGACCTGGTTTCTAA
- a CDS encoding translation initiation factor IF-2 subunit gamma has protein sequence MHWKETLPEWYIKKYGYQPCVNIGTAGHVDHGKTTLIQALTGSWTSVHSQELKRGITIRVGYSDAAFYKCKNCEEPLGYSTTPKCPNCGKESELTRVVSFVDSPGHESLMANMLSGSALMDGALLVVSANEKVPRPQTKEHLLALETLGIKQIVVVQNKVDLVSYKDALSNYSDITNFVKGTKAAKSPIIPISAQSGLNIDALIGAIESTIETPKRDESKNAVMHVLRSFDVNKPGSKIKDLKGGVIGGSLTEGTFQVGDEIEIKPGILNEKKKLYEPIQTEIVSLGTSAGIVESVKPGGLVAIGTKLDPSLTRSDSFIGSVIGKPGTLPENSTTASFQVSLFDSAVGTTDDTKVLPIQNGEALRLNVGTAPVLSKVTKVNSEQIQVEFRRPVCLFEGGNIAISRRIADRWRLIGAGVIG, from the coding sequence TTGCATTGGAAAGAAACTCTTCCTGAATGGTATATCAAAAAATATGGATATCAACCCTGTGTCAATATTGGAACTGCCGGTCATGTTGATCATGGTAAAACAACATTAATTCAAGCTCTAACTGGTTCATGGACTAGCGTTCATAGTCAAGAGTTAAAGAGAGGAATTACAATTCGTGTTGGATATTCTGATGCCGCTTTTTACAAATGTAAAAACTGTGAGGAACCATTGGGATATTCTACCACACCAAAATGCCCGAACTGTGGTAAAGAAAGCGAGCTTACACGTGTTGTAAGTTTTGTAGATAGTCCTGGACACGAAAGTCTTATGGCAAATATGTTATCTGGCTCTGCATTAATGGATGGAGCATTACTTGTGGTCTCTGCAAATGAAAAAGTGCCAAGACCTCAAACCAAAGAACATCTTTTAGCACTTGAAACATTAGGAATTAAACAAATTGTTGTTGTACAAAATAAAGTAGATCTTGTCTCCTACAAAGATGCACTCTCAAATTATTCTGATATAACAAATTTTGTCAAAGGAACAAAAGCAGCAAAATCCCCTATCATTCCAATATCTGCCCAATCCGGACTTAACATTGATGCATTGATTGGAGCCATTGAATCAACTATAGAAACACCAAAACGTGATGAATCAAAAAATGCAGTCATGCATGTTCTTAGATCTTTTGATGTAAACAAACCCGGTTCTAAAATTAAAGATCTTAAAGGTGGTGTAATTGGCGGCAGTCTCACTGAGGGAACATTTCAGGTTGGTGATGAAATTGAAATTAAACCTGGAATATTAAATGAAAAAAAGAAATTGTATGAACCAATTCAAACTGAAATTGTTTCATTAGGGACATCTGCAGGAATAGTTGAATCCGTAAAACCTGGCGGTCTAGTAGCTATTGGAACAAAACTAGATCCGTCATTAACTAGAAGTGATTCTTTTATTGGTTCAGTAATAGGAAAACCTGGAACGTTACCTGAAAATTCAACTACTGCAAGTTTTCAAGTGAGTCTCTTTGATTCTGCAGTAGGAACAACTGATGATACAAAGGTTTTGCCAATACAGAATGGTGAGGCACTTCGTCTCAATGTTGGCACTGCACCAGTATTATCTAAGGTAACCAAAGTAAACTCTGAACAAATTCAAGTGGAATTTAGAAGACCTGTTTGTCTCTTTGAAGGTGGAAACATCGCAATCAGTAGAAGAATTGCAGATAGATGGAGATTAATTGGTGCAGGCGTCATTGGTTGA
- a CDS encoding 30S ribosomal protein S6e has translation MVNFKLTVSDKKGKSISKELKDSDAHPLVGLPIGKDTDAAIVGLSGKMKITGGSDKSGVPMRQDVHGSARKYVMLSKGVGLQQAEKGQRIRKLVRGNTLSEEIYQINCKFDGEIPVEQAAPEETPADAKEEKKE, from the coding sequence TTGGTAAATTTCAAGCTTACAGTATCTGACAAAAAAGGGAAATCCATCTCAAAGGAGCTCAAAGATAGCGATGCTCATCCTCTTGTGGGATTACCAATTGGAAAAGATACTGATGCCGCCATAGTTGGACTATCTGGAAAGATGAAGATTACTGGAGGAAGTGACAAGTCTGGCGTTCCAATGCGTCAGGATGTTCATGGCAGCGCAAGAAAATATGTAATGTTATCAAAAGGAGTTGGATTACAACAAGCTGAAAAGGGACAAAGAATCAGAAAACTTGTACGTGGAAATACATTATCTGAAGAAATTTACCAGATTAATTGTAAATTTGATGGAGAGATCCCTGTTGAACAGGCAGCACCAGAAGAAACTCCTGCTGATGCTAAAGAAGAAAAAAAGGAATAG